A window of the Vibrio fluvialis genome harbors these coding sequences:
- the rppH gene encoding RNA pyrophosphohydrolase, whose amino-acid sequence MIDGDGYRLNVGIVICNNHGQVFWAKRYGQHSWQFPQGGIDEGESPEQAMFRELYEEVGLTKKDVKIIATSRHWLRYKLPKRLVRWDSQPVCIGQKQKWFLLRLECDESKINMQRGNAPEFDGWRWVSYWYPVRQVVSFKRDVYRRAMKEFASLAMPFKERKVKGKRKNRRG is encoded by the coding sequence GTGATAGATGGCGATGGTTACCGACTCAATGTGGGTATTGTGATTTGTAACAACCATGGTCAGGTATTCTGGGCGAAACGATACGGGCAACACTCATGGCAATTCCCGCAAGGTGGAATTGATGAGGGTGAATCTCCTGAGCAGGCGATGTTTCGGGAGCTTTACGAAGAGGTTGGCTTAACGAAGAAGGACGTCAAAATCATTGCGACCAGTCGGCATTGGCTAAGATACAAGTTGCCAAAACGTTTGGTGCGATGGGATTCGCAGCCTGTCTGTATTGGACAAAAACAGAAATGGTTCTTACTGCGTCTGGAATGTGATGAATCAAAAATCAACATGCAGCGTGGTAATGCCCCTGAATTTGATGGTTGGCGCTGGGTGAGTTACTGGTATCCGGTGAGACAAGTGGTCTCTTTCAAACGTGACGTTTATCGTCGGGCGATGAAAGAATTTGCGTCATTGGCGATGCCGTTTAAAGAACGTAAAGTAAAAGGTAAGCGCAAAAATCGAAGAGGATAG